Proteins encoded together in one Pseudomonadota bacterium window:
- a CDS encoding ribosome recycling factor gives MVEQKVFSDAEERMKKAFEHLKRDFTSIRTGRATPSLLDRIHVEAYGQQMQVNQLASVTSPEPRMLVVTPYDKSVMASIEKAIQKSDLGINPTNDGTNIRLLLPSLNEERRKDLVKQVKKRTEEGKVALRNVRRDAIEEAKKQKDAGASEDDIKRAEQQIQKMTDKFIAEFDQALSSKEKEILEI, from the coding sequence ATGGTGGAGCAAAAGGTGTTCAGCGATGCCGAGGAGCGCATGAAGAAGGCGTTCGAGCATCTCAAGAGAGACTTCACGTCGATTCGCACGGGGCGCGCAACGCCGTCCCTGCTCGACCGCATCCACGTCGAGGCCTACGGGCAGCAGATGCAGGTGAACCAGCTTGCCAGCGTCACCTCGCCCGAGCCTCGCATGCTCGTGGTGACCCCGTATGACAAATCGGTGATGGCGTCCATCGAGAAGGCCATCCAGAAGTCTGATCTCGGCATCAACCCCACGAACGACGGCACCAACATCCGCCTTCTGCTCCCCTCGCTCAACGAGGAGCGCCGCAAGGACCTGGTCAAGCAGGTCAAGAAGCGCACGGAAGAGGGGAAGGTGGCGCTGCGAAACGTTCGTCGCGACGCCATCGAAGAGGCCAAGAAGCAGAAGGACGCCGGTGCCTCTGAAGACGACATCAAGCGTGCCGAGCAGCAGATCCAGAAGATGACCGACAAGTTCATCGCCGAATTCGATCAGGCGCTCTCATCGAAGGAAAAAGAGATACTTGAGATCTGA
- a CDS encoding UMP kinase: MTTLKYKRILLKLSGEALAGDNDFGIHMPTVETYAREVKELRDLGVEVAVVVGGGNIWRGRLAPKMDSATADHMGMLATVLNALALQDALEHLGVTVRVLTAVTMQQIAEPFYRRRALRHLEKGRVVIFGGGTGNPFFTTDTTAALRALEVNAEAVLKATKVDGVYDMDPQKYPQATKFKEIEYVDVIQKGLKVMDSTAVSLCWDHKLPILVFNSAEYGNIKKIVLGEEIGTLVKEVG; encoded by the coding sequence ATGACCACGCTCAAGTACAAGCGAATCCTTCTCAAGCTCAGCGGTGAGGCGCTGGCGGGCGACAACGACTTCGGCATCCACATGCCCACGGTCGAGACGTATGCTCGTGAGGTCAAGGAGCTGCGCGATCTCGGTGTCGAGGTCGCCGTGGTGGTGGGGGGAGGCAACATCTGGCGCGGTCGCCTTGCGCCGAAGATGGACAGTGCCACCGCCGACCACATGGGCATGCTCGCCACGGTGCTCAACGCCCTTGCGCTGCAAGACGCCCTCGAGCATCTGGGCGTTACCGTTCGTGTTCTCACGGCGGTGACCATGCAGCAGATCGCAGAGCCCTTCTACCGCCGGCGCGCCCTGCGCCACCTCGAGAAGGGAAGGGTGGTCATCTTCGGAGGGGGCACGGGCAACCCGTTCTTCACCACCGACACCACGGCCGCGCTGCGCGCGCTCGAGGTCAACGCCGAGGCTGTTCTGAAGGCGACGAAAGTCGACGGCGTCTACGACATGGACCCGCAGAAGTATCCGCAGGCCACGAAGTTCAAGGAGATCGAATACGTCGACGTGATCCAGAAGGGGCTCAAGGTGATGGATTCCACCGCCGTGTCGCTCTGCTGGGATCACAAGCTTCCGATTCTGGTCTTCAACAGCGCCGAGTACGGGAACATCAAGAAGATCGTGCTCGGCGAAGAGATCGGAACGCTCGTCAAGGAGGTCGGTTGA